In one Aeromicrobium erythreum genomic region, the following are encoded:
- the galK gene encoding galactokinase — MSDVRTWQVPGRVNLIGEHLDYNGGPSVPFAIDRFLTVKVRRRDDDAVNVWSTLPDGTRERATFRTDVAPDDGTVSADDWAAYPAGAVWALGTAGPLPGVDLVLESTLPLGSGLSSSAALTVGVVSALADVADLDVAPLEVARLAQRAENDFVGAPTGLMDQLAVTFGRAGEAVVTDPLSDDDPTRVPFDLATADLALLVVATGVDHSNVGGGYGERREECERAAAELGLEHLAKAGLDALVRLEDPVLRRRTQHVFTETARVKAALRTLGENDFEQLGTILTASHVSLRDDFEVSCAELDVAVEAAVEGGALGARMTGGGFGGSAIALVPQTKARAVRELVEQRYDALGWRAPEVFAVRAAAGAHRTA, encoded by the coding sequence GTGAGCGACGTACGCACGTGGCAGGTTCCGGGTCGGGTCAACCTCATCGGGGAGCACCTCGACTACAACGGCGGTCCCTCGGTGCCGTTCGCGATCGACCGCTTCCTCACGGTGAAGGTCCGCCGCCGCGACGACGACGCGGTCAACGTCTGGAGCACGCTGCCCGACGGCACCCGCGAGCGCGCGACCTTCCGCACCGACGTCGCACCCGACGACGGCACGGTGTCGGCCGACGACTGGGCCGCCTACCCGGCGGGCGCCGTCTGGGCGCTCGGGACCGCGGGCCCGCTGCCGGGCGTCGACCTGGTGCTCGAGTCGACCCTGCCGCTGGGCTCCGGACTCTCCTCGTCGGCGGCACTCACCGTGGGAGTCGTCTCGGCGCTGGCCGACGTCGCCGACCTCGACGTCGCGCCGCTGGAGGTGGCGCGCCTCGCGCAGCGCGCCGAGAACGACTTCGTGGGGGCGCCCACCGGACTCATGGACCAGCTCGCCGTCACGTTCGGGCGAGCAGGCGAGGCGGTGGTCACCGACCCGCTGTCCGACGACGATCCGACGCGGGTGCCGTTCGACCTCGCCACCGCCGACCTCGCGCTCCTCGTCGTCGCGACCGGCGTCGACCACTCGAACGTCGGCGGCGGGTACGGCGAGCGGCGCGAGGAGTGCGAGCGGGCTGCCGCCGAGCTCGGCCTCGAGCACCTCGCGAAGGCCGGGCTCGACGCCCTCGTCCGCCTGGAGGACCCGGTGCTGCGCCGCCGCACCCAGCACGTCTTCACCGAGACCGCGCGGGTCAAGGCGGCGTTGCGGACGCTCGGCGAGAACGACTTCGAGCAGCTCGGCACCATCCTCACCGCCTCGCACGTCTCGCTGCGCGACGACTTCGAGGTCAGCTGCGCCGAGCTCGACGTCGCGGTCGAGGCGGCCGTCGAGGGCGGGGCCCTGGGGGCGCGCATGACTGGAGGCGGGTTCGGCGGGTCGGCCATCGCGCTCGTCCCCCAGACCAAGGCGCGCGCCGTGCGCGAGCTGGTGGAGCAGCGCTACGACGCGCTGGGGTGGAGGGCACCGGAGGTCTTCGCCGTCCGGGCCGCAGCAGGAGCCCACCGCACCGCCTGA
- a CDS encoding prephenate dehydratase, translated as MTARRIAYQGEPGANSHIVCQQHHPDAEAVACASFEDVFAAVTGGDADLAMIPIDNSIAGRVADIHHFLPTSGLHIVGEHFLRIQFMVMGVPGTTLETVRTVHSHVHALGQCRKIIGQHGWTPIVSGDTAGAAREIAEAADVTSAAIAPPLAAEIYGLDILAADVEDEDHNTTRFVELSREPVRAPQGAGPVVTTFIFNVRNLPAALYKALGGFATNGVNMTKLESYMVGGEFTATQFLAEVDGHPDDPHVARALEELGFFTTETRVLGVYAADPFRAEQR; from the coding sequence GTGACCGCCCGCCGCATCGCGTACCAGGGAGAGCCCGGCGCGAACTCCCACATCGTCTGCCAGCAGCACCACCCCGACGCCGAGGCCGTGGCCTGCGCGTCGTTCGAGGACGTGTTCGCGGCGGTCACGGGCGGCGACGCCGACCTCGCCATGATCCCGATCGACAACTCGATCGCCGGCCGGGTCGCCGACATCCACCACTTCCTGCCGACGTCGGGCCTGCACATCGTCGGCGAGCACTTCCTGCGCATCCAGTTCATGGTCATGGGCGTCCCGGGCACGACGCTGGAGACCGTGCGCACCGTCCACAGCCACGTGCACGCGCTCGGGCAGTGCCGCAAGATCATCGGCCAGCACGGATGGACCCCGATCGTCTCCGGTGACACCGCCGGGGCCGCGCGCGAGATCGCCGAGGCCGCCGACGTCACCTCCGCCGCCATCGCGCCGCCGCTCGCGGCCGAGATCTACGGCCTCGACATCCTCGCCGCAGACGTCGAGGACGAGGACCACAACACCACGCGCTTCGTGGAGCTGTCCCGCGAGCCGGTGCGCGCACCCCAGGGGGCGGGCCCCGTCGTCACCACCTTCATCTTCAACGTCCGCAACCTCCCCGCCGCCCTCTACAAGGCACTCGGCGGGTTCGCCACGAACGGCGTCAACATGACGAAGCTCGAGAGCTACATGGTCGGCGGGGAGTTCACGGCCACCCAGTTCCTCGCCGAGGTCGACGGGCACCCCGACGACCCGCACGTGGCTCGGGCCCTGGAGGAGCTCGGCTTCTTCACCACCGAGACGCGCGTGCTCGGCGTGTACGCGGCCGACCCGTTCCGCGCCGAGCAGCGCTGA
- a CDS encoding MFS transporter has translation MKRTFSLSVLLVPGGLALVAATYGLVRLATGLYLPDVQDELGLGTAAAGLVSSGASLAYCLGALLGLVLATRRARTLVVVAALTAGGGALGLSVAPDAPTFAVLAVSASVGAGVVSPALVEVLRRDPVVAGDPSAQSTVNAGTGPGLVVAGALALTLLPDWRAAWAWSGLLTFAVAALVLLAARGGGTGEQAPSVTLPRSWWSAHRRVVAASLLLGAGSAAVWSYGRVVVLEAGGGTTTSVVAWIALGVGGTAVVATAGRLGRRSPRTVWALTCGVTAAATLALGLGSGSAVVAVVACAVFGWGFVAATGALIAWTLDVD, from the coding sequence GTGAAACGTACGTTTTCGTTATCCGTCCTGCTCGTGCCCGGCGGTCTCGCCCTCGTGGCCGCGACCTACGGTCTCGTCCGGCTCGCGACCGGGCTCTACCTGCCCGACGTCCAGGACGAGCTCGGACTGGGCACCGCGGCCGCGGGACTGGTGTCGAGCGGCGCCTCGCTGGCCTACTGCCTCGGCGCGCTCCTGGGGCTGGTGCTCGCCACGCGGCGGGCCCGCACGCTCGTCGTCGTCGCCGCGCTGACGGCCGGGGGAGGGGCCCTCGGGCTCTCGGTCGCCCCGGACGCCCCGACGTTCGCCGTCCTCGCGGTCTCCGCCTCGGTGGGCGCCGGGGTGGTGTCGCCGGCGCTCGTGGAGGTCCTGCGACGCGACCCGGTCGTGGCGGGCGACCCGTCCGCGCAGTCGACGGTCAACGCCGGCACCGGGCCAGGGCTCGTCGTGGCCGGCGCGCTGGCCCTCACGCTGCTCCCGGACTGGCGCGCGGCGTGGGCGTGGTCGGGTCTGCTCACGTTCGCCGTCGCGGCGCTCGTGCTCCTGGCCGCGCGGGGTGGAGGGACGGGGGAGCAGGCCCCGAGCGTGACGTTGCCGCGCTCCTGGTGGTCGGCGCACCGGCGCGTGGTGGCCGCCAGCCTGCTGCTCGGTGCCGGTTCCGCCGCAGTGTGGAGCTACGGTCGCGTGGTGGTCCTCGAGGCGGGTGGAGGGACCACCACGTCGGTCGTCGCCTGGATCGCGCTGGGCGTGGGCGGGACCGCCGTCGTCGCCACCGCAGGCCGGCTGGGCCGGCGCTCTCCACGCACCGTGTGGGCACTCACCTGCGGCGTCACCGCGGCCGCGACGCTCGCGCTCGGGCTGGGGTCCGGCTCGGCGGTCGTCGCCGTCGTCGCGTGCGCGGTGTTCGGGTGGGGCTTCGTCGCCGCCACGGGCGCACTCATCGCCTGGACGCTCGACGTCGACTAG
- a CDS encoding GNAT family N-acetyltransferase codes for MNGLPFPLSVPVLTDGVVTLRAATPADVEPMWEMTQDPAMQRWTAVPIPNTREMSEQFALHVGARAWDEGTARMWVVEAEDDDGRPRFAGNVDVRGGPVADIGFTLHPWARGRGIMTAAVRLAVDHGFTEAGIEAVHWRAHVGNEASLRVAHACGFELVGTAPALLHERGRTLDAWTAVLRFGDAPYARRPWQDAPRLRTDRLQLRPLVETDAHRVAQACSDPTTRHWLRTLPHPYTPEVARAFVADCTWRSATGEKITWAVADPVSDDLVALVTLMHLGGVNPGTAEVGYWAHPDARGRGLVGEAVEAVTHWAFSPDGPGLHRLSLLAAAGNVASNRVAERSGFRRLGVERQAEMLGDDTLDDLVSYDLLADDLR; via the coding sequence GTGAACGGGCTGCCGTTCCCGCTGTCGGTCCCGGTGCTGACCGACGGCGTCGTCACGCTGCGCGCGGCCACCCCGGCCGACGTCGAGCCGATGTGGGAGATGACGCAGGACCCCGCCATGCAGCGCTGGACCGCCGTGCCGATCCCGAACACGCGGGAGATGAGCGAGCAGTTCGCCCTGCACGTCGGCGCCCGCGCCTGGGACGAGGGCACCGCCCGCATGTGGGTCGTGGAGGCCGAGGACGACGACGGACGTCCGCGCTTCGCCGGGAACGTCGACGTGCGCGGCGGCCCCGTCGCCGACATCGGCTTCACGCTCCACCCGTGGGCGCGAGGTCGCGGCATCATGACCGCCGCCGTGCGGCTCGCCGTCGACCACGGCTTCACCGAGGCCGGGATCGAGGCGGTGCACTGGCGGGCCCACGTGGGCAACGAGGCGTCCCTGCGGGTCGCGCACGCCTGCGGCTTCGAGCTGGTGGGCACCGCACCCGCCCTGCTGCACGAGCGCGGCCGTACGCTCGACGCCTGGACGGCCGTGCTGCGCTTCGGCGACGCGCCCTACGCCCGCCGGCCGTGGCAGGACGCGCCGAGGCTCAGGACCGACCGCCTGCAGCTGCGACCGCTCGTGGAGACCGACGCGCACCGCGTGGCGCAGGCGTGCTCCGACCCGACCACGCGGCACTGGCTGCGGACGCTGCCGCACCCCTACACGCCCGAGGTGGCCCGCGCCTTCGTGGCCGACTGCACGTGGCGCTCCGCGACCGGGGAGAAGATCACCTGGGCCGTGGCCGACCCCGTCTCCGACGACCTCGTCGCTCTCGTGACGCTCATGCACCTCGGCGGCGTGAACCCCGGCACGGCCGAGGTGGGCTACTGGGCGCACCCCGATGCGCGCGGTCGCGGACTCGTGGGCGAGGCTGTGGAGGCGGTCACGCACTGGGCGTTCTCGCCCGACGGCCCCGGGCTGCACCGACTCAGCCTGCTGGCCGCCGCGGGCAACGTGGCCAGCAACCGCGTGGCCGAGCGGTCCGGGTTCCGTCGGCTCGGGGTGGAGCGCCAGGCCGAGATGCTGGGCGACGACACGCTCGACGACCTCGTCTCCTACGACCTGCTCGCCGACGACCTGCGGTAG
- a CDS encoding sulfate ABC transporter permease: MADARTTRHPRGPVTYLLRVVAVVYLALLVVWPVALVVTNTFADGLTSLRGLFEDPDMVAALQLTAVAALCATAINLVFGVSMSLLLVRTEFPGKRLLSAALDLPLSVSPIVIGLALVLVYGGRGGWFGPTLEGWGFQVIFSTPGIVMATAFVSLPLVIREVVPVLREIGTEQEQAARSLGANPWQTFWRITLPGIRWAVVYGVVLTLARSLGEFGAVKVVSGNVLGETRTATLAVEEKYLNFDVEGAYAIAFLLASVSVVCIVVVQVLRSRADRH, translated from the coding sequence GTGGCTGACGCTCGGACGACCCGCCACCCCCGTGGCCCGGTCACCTACCTGCTGCGCGTCGTCGCGGTCGTGTACCTCGCACTGCTCGTGGTCTGGCCGGTCGCGCTCGTCGTGACCAACACGTTCGCCGACGGCCTGACGTCGTTGCGCGGCCTGTTCGAGGACCCCGACATGGTGGCGGCACTGCAGCTCACCGCCGTCGCCGCCCTCTGCGCGACGGCCATCAACCTCGTGTTCGGCGTCAGCATGTCGCTGCTGCTGGTGCGCACCGAGTTCCCGGGCAAGCGTCTGCTCAGCGCCGCGCTCGACCTGCCGCTCTCCGTCTCGCCGATCGTCATCGGTCTGGCCCTCGTGCTCGTTTACGGCGGGCGCGGCGGGTGGTTCGGCCCCACGCTCGAGGGCTGGGGCTTCCAGGTCATCTTCTCCACGCCCGGCATCGTCATGGCGACGGCGTTCGTCTCCCTGCCACTCGTCATCCGCGAGGTCGTGCCGGTGCTGCGCGAGATCGGCACCGAGCAGGAGCAGGCCGCCCGCTCGCTCGGCGCCAACCCCTGGCAGACCTTCTGGCGGATCACCCTGCCGGGCATCCGCTGGGCGGTCGTCTACGGCGTCGTGCTGACCCTCGCCCGTTCGCTCGGTGAGTTCGGCGCCGTCAAGGTCGTGTCGGGCAACGTCCTCGGCGAGACCCGGACCGCCACGCTGGCCGTGGAGGAGAAGTACCTCAACTTCGACGTCGAGGGCGCCTACGCGATCGCGTTCCTGCTCGCCAGCGTCTCCGTCGTCTGCATCGTCGTCGTCCAGGTCCTGCGCTCCCGCGCGGACCGCCACTGA
- a CDS encoding sulfate/molybdate ABC transporter ATP-binding protein, with the protein MSIEVAGVSKRFGDFVALDDVDLSIPTGQLTALLGPSGGGKTTLLRIIAGLESADSGSVVIEGVDTTGVPVQKRNVGFVFQHYAAFKHLSVRRNVSFGLEIRKRPKAEIEAKVDELLRLVHLEQFADRRPTQLSGGQRQRMALARALAIEPSVLLLDEPFGALDAKVRKELRDWLRRLHDEMHVTTVFVTHDQEEALEVADSIVVINDGRIEQVGTPDDLYDKPASDFVLSFLGPVTRLGDHLVRPHDIEISRYEQAAVTVGTITRWTRIGFEVRLEVTPEDARQPGPVLVSLTRTDATALGLHEGDRVWLRLRPGAS; encoded by the coding sequence ATGAGCATCGAGGTCGCAGGCGTCAGCAAGCGGTTCGGCGACTTCGTCGCGCTCGACGACGTCGACCTGTCGATCCCCACCGGCCAGCTCACCGCGCTGCTCGGACCGAGCGGTGGCGGCAAGACCACGCTGCTGCGGATCATCGCCGGCCTGGAGAGCGCCGACTCCGGCTCGGTCGTCATCGAGGGCGTCGACACCACCGGCGTGCCCGTGCAGAAGCGCAACGTCGGGTTCGTCTTCCAGCACTACGCGGCGTTCAAGCACCTCAGCGTGCGACGCAACGTGTCGTTCGGCCTGGAGATCCGCAAGCGCCCGAAGGCCGAGATCGAGGCCAAGGTCGATGAGCTGCTGCGGCTCGTGCACCTCGAGCAGTTCGCGGACCGTCGCCCGACGCAGCTCTCGGGCGGACAACGTCAGCGCATGGCACTGGCTCGCGCCCTCGCCATCGAGCCGTCGGTGCTGCTGCTCGACGAGCCGTTCGGCGCGCTCGACGCGAAGGTCCGCAAGGAGCTGCGGGACTGGCTGCGCCGCCTGCACGACGAGATGCACGTGACCACGGTGTTCGTCACGCACGACCAGGAGGAGGCGCTCGAGGTGGCCGACTCGATCGTGGTGATCAACGACGGCCGCATCGAGCAGGTCGGCACGCCCGACGACCTCTACGACAAGCCGGCGAGCGACTTCGTGCTGTCCTTCCTCGGTCCCGTGACCAGGCTCGGCGACCACCTGGTGCGCCCGCACGACATCGAGATCTCGCGCTACGAGCAGGCGGCGGTCACGGTGGGCACGATCACCCGCTGGACGCGAATCGGGTTCGAGGTGCGCCTGGAGGTCACGCCCGAGGACGCCCGCCAGCCGGGCCCGGTGCTCGTCAGCCTCACCCGCACGGACGCGACGGCCCTCGGGCTGCACGAGGGCGACCGGGTGTGGCTGCGCCTGCGGCCCGGGGCCTCCTGA
- a CDS encoding sulfate ABC transporter substrate-binding protein, which yields MTTLRRRLTTAAALAAASALVLSACGSGGSSSADTIKIVGFAVPEAANKAIAEKFEETPEGKGVSFKTSYGASGDQSRAVADGLPADYVHLSVATDVDRLVDAGLVDKTWDDGPNQGIVSTSVVVLGVRKGNPKNIQGWDDLVKPGVKIVTANPASSGAARWNALAAWGSVTSQGGSDAEATAYVDKLFKNVVSLTNSGRDATQSFLGGTGDVLLAYENEAILANQNGQGFDYVIPDTTVLIENPGAVLKKHVPATEPWLDFVLGKTGQREFALKGFRPLNEEQPGVADLSAVGLKASDIKGAADASDPFPKVKNLLTLADDFGGHDWSGVKDKLFGDGKDGAPVGIVTEAIAKSGKASQ from the coding sequence ATGACGACGCTCCGCCGCCGACTGACGACCGCCGCCGCGCTCGCGGCCGCCTCCGCCCTGGTGCTCAGCGCCTGCGGGTCGGGCGGCTCCAGCAGCGCCGACACGATCAAGATCGTCGGCTTCGCGGTCCCCGAGGCGGCCAACAAGGCGATCGCCGAGAAGTTCGAGGAGACGCCCGAGGGCAAGGGCGTCTCGTTCAAGACCTCCTACGGCGCGTCCGGCGACCAGAGCCGCGCGGTGGCCGACGGCCTGCCCGCCGACTACGTCCACCTGTCCGTCGCGACCGACGTCGACCGCCTGGTCGACGCGGGCCTCGTCGACAAGACCTGGGACGACGGCCCCAACCAGGGCATCGTCTCGACCTCGGTGGTCGTGCTCGGCGTCCGCAAGGGCAACCCCAAGAACATCCAGGGCTGGGACGACCTGGTCAAGCCCGGCGTGAAGATCGTCACGGCCAACCCCGCCTCCTCCGGCGCGGCCCGCTGGAACGCGCTCGCCGCGTGGGGCAGCGTGACCAGCCAGGGCGGCAGCGACGCCGAGGCCACCGCGTACGTCGACAAGCTCTTCAAGAACGTGGTGTCGCTGACCAACAGCGGTCGCGACGCCACCCAGAGCTTCCTGGGCGGCACGGGCGACGTGCTCCTGGCCTACGAGAACGAGGCCATCCTGGCGAACCAGAACGGCCAGGGCTTCGACTACGTCATCCCCGACACCACCGTGCTGATCGAGAACCCCGGCGCCGTGCTGAAGAAGCACGTCCCGGCGACCGAGCCGTGGCTCGACTTCGTGCTCGGCAAGACCGGCCAGCGCGAGTTCGCGCTCAAGGGCTTCCGCCCCCTCAACGAGGAGCAGCCCGGCGTCGCCGACCTGTCCGCCGTGGGCCTGAAGGCCTCCGACATCAAGGGTGCCGCCGACGCGTCCGACCCGTTCCCGAAGGTCAAGAACCTCCTGACCCTCGCCGACGACTTCGGCGGGCACGACTGGAGCGGCGTGAAGGACAAGCTCTTCGGCGACGGCAAGGACGGCGCGCCCGTCGGCATCGTCACCGAGGCCATCGCGAAGTCCGGCAAGGCCTCGCAGTAA
- a CDS encoding DHA2 family efflux MFS transporter permease subunit — MTQLSEPQQPGATSSTTPSPWPALWAMVIGFFMILVDNTIVSVATPAIIEDLRTDYNSGIWVTSAYLLAYAVPLLVTGRLGDRFGPKNVYLLGLTIFTLASLWCGLTDSIGGLIAARVVQGIGASLLTPQTMAVITRTFPAAKRGSAMALWGATAGVATLVGPILGGVLVDAAGWEWIFFVNIPVGLVGFVLAVRLVPVLETHAHTIDWLGVALSAAGMFLLVFGIQEGERYDWGTITGPISVPLLIALGVVVLGLFVAWQARVRREPLVPLGLFRDRNFSVGNVAIAMVSLAITAMSLPFMFYAQGARGWSPTESALFMTPMAVVLLLLSPVVGKLSDRVHPRLLTLVGFGTAAVAMRWLGSLVDPTTPAWQLLLPMALFGVSNAFLWAPLSATATRNLPMSSAGAGAGVYNTTRQVAAALGSAAVAALIGSRLAANGLQGDASAFQSATGGSASMPAPVAEAFSRAMSEAFWLPAAAFVVGLVVVLLFERPRHQGTAPATAPAQAAPAA; from the coding sequence GTGACCCAACTGAGCGAGCCGCAGCAGCCCGGCGCCACCTCCTCGACGACGCCGTCCCCCTGGCCCGCCCTCTGGGCGATGGTCATCGGGTTCTTCATGATCCTCGTCGACAACACGATCGTGTCGGTGGCGACGCCGGCGATCATCGAGGACCTGCGCACCGACTACAACAGCGGCATCTGGGTCACGAGCGCCTACCTGCTCGCCTACGCCGTGCCGCTGCTGGTCACCGGACGTCTCGGCGACCGCTTCGGGCCGAAGAACGTCTACCTGCTCGGCCTGACCATCTTCACCCTGGCTTCCCTGTGGTGCGGGCTGACGGACTCGATCGGCGGGCTCATCGCCGCCCGCGTGGTGCAGGGGATCGGCGCGTCGCTCCTCACGCCGCAGACCATGGCGGTCATCACCCGCACGTTCCCGGCCGCCAAGCGCGGCAGCGCCATGGCGCTCTGGGGCGCCACCGCGGGCGTCGCGACGCTCGTCGGCCCGATCCTCGGCGGCGTGCTCGTCGACGCCGCCGGCTGGGAGTGGATCTTCTTCGTCAACATCCCGGTCGGTCTCGTCGGCTTCGTCCTCGCCGTCCGTCTGGTGCCCGTGCTCGAGACGCACGCCCACACCATCGACTGGCTCGGCGTCGCGCTCAGCGCCGCCGGCATGTTCCTGCTCGTCTTCGGCATCCAAGAGGGCGAGCGGTACGACTGGGGCACCATCACCGGGCCGATCAGCGTCCCGCTGCTCATCGCGCTCGGGGTCGTCGTGCTCGGCCTGTTCGTCGCCTGGCAGGCGCGCGTGCGCCGCGAGCCGCTCGTGCCGCTCGGGCTGTTCCGCGACCGCAACTTCTCGGTCGGCAACGTCGCCATCGCCATGGTCTCGCTCGCCATCACCGCCATGAGCCTGCCGTTCATGTTCTACGCGCAGGGCGCCCGCGGCTGGAGCCCGACCGAGTCGGCGCTCTTCATGACGCCCATGGCCGTGGTGCTGCTGCTCCTCTCGCCCGTGGTGGGCAAGCTGTCCGACCGCGTCCACCCGCGTCTGCTGACGCTCGTGGGCTTCGGCACCGCCGCGGTGGCCATGCGCTGGCTCGGCAGCCTCGTCGACCCGACGACGCCCGCGTGGCAGCTGCTGCTGCCCATGGCGCTGTTCGGTGTGTCCAACGCGTTCCTCTGGGCCCCGCTGAGCGCCACGGCCACGCGGAACCTGCCGATGTCGTCGGCCGGCGCCGGCGCCGGCGTCTACAACACGACGCGCCAGGTGGCCGCGGCCCTCGGCAGCGCCGCCGTCGCCGCGCTCATCGGATCGCGCCTGGCCGCCAACGGCCTGCAGGGCGACGCGAGCGCGTTCCAGTCCGCGACCGGTGGCTCCGCGAGCATGCCCGCGCCGGTGGCCGAGGCCTTCTCGCGGGCGATGTCGGAGGCCTTCTGGCTGCCGGCCGCCGCGTTCGTCGTCGGACTGGTCGTCGTGCTGCTGTTCGAGCGCCCGCGCCACCAGGGCACCGCCCCGGCCACCGCCCCCGCGCAGGCCGCACCCGCTGCCTAG
- the purU gene encoding formyltetrahydrofolate deformylase encodes MTSTHVLTLSCPDRPGLVYAVTRWIHEAGGNILDSQQYTEQPADDGSGEFFLRLHVDFGSDAQTAALADGFGQVAAELDMQFRLVEAERPARTLVMVSKEGHCLNDLLYRQSSGSLNIEVPAVVSNHRDLERLADAYDVPFHHLPVTRETKADVEAQVLSLVEDLEVDLVVLARYMQILSDDLCRSLAGRAINIHHSFLPSFKGARPYHQAHARGVKLIGATAHYVTADLDEGPIIEQGVQRVDHRMAPADLARVGRDVEAQTLSRAVRLHAESRVLMNGPRTVVFA; translated from the coding sequence GTGACCAGCACCCACGTCCTGACGCTGTCCTGCCCGGACCGGCCGGGGCTCGTGTACGCCGTGACCCGGTGGATCCACGAGGCCGGCGGCAACATCCTCGACTCCCAGCAGTACACGGAGCAGCCGGCCGACGACGGGTCGGGCGAGTTCTTCCTGCGCCTGCACGTCGACTTCGGCTCGGACGCACAGACCGCGGCGCTCGCGGACGGCTTCGGGCAGGTCGCCGCCGAGCTGGACATGCAGTTCCGGCTCGTCGAGGCCGAGCGGCCGGCGCGCACCCTCGTGATGGTCTCCAAGGAGGGCCACTGCCTGAACGACCTGCTCTACCGGCAGAGCTCCGGCTCCCTCAACATCGAGGTGCCCGCCGTGGTGTCGAACCACCGCGACCTCGAGCGGCTCGCCGACGCGTACGACGTGCCGTTCCACCACCTGCCGGTCACCCGGGAGACGAAGGCCGACGTGGAGGCGCAGGTGCTCTCTCTCGTCGAGGACCTGGAGGTCGACCTCGTGGTGCTCGCGCGGTACATGCAGATCCTCAGCGACGACCTCTGCCGCTCGCTGGCGGGGCGAGCCATCAACATCCACCACAGCTTCCTGCCCAGCTTCAAGGGCGCGCGCCCCTACCACCAGGCCCACGCCCGCGGCGTCAAGCTGATCGGCGCGACGGCCCACTACGTCACCGCCGACCTCGATGAGGGCCCGATCATCGAGCAGGGCGTCCAGCGCGTCGACCACCGCATGGCGCCCGCCGACCTGGCCCGCGTGGGCCGCGACGTCGAGGCCCAGACGCTCTCGCGCGCGGTGCGCCTGCACGCCGAGTCGCGCGTGCTGATGAACGGACCACGCACCGTCGTCTTCGCCTGA
- the cysT gene encoding sulfate ABC transporter permease subunit CysT yields the protein MTSTAPAQRRPARFRPALPSTLTRTSGLGLGISMLWFSLLVLIPLCAVVITASEGGWANFWRAITNAQTRSAIVLTLEAAVAVTAVNVVVGTVIAWVLVRDRFPGKGVLEVVIDIPFALPTIVAGLVLLSLYGKDDSPLGINVANSGASVYLAFLFVTLPFVVRMVQPVLEELDLEVEEAAASLGASRFTTFRRVILPSLAPAITAGAALSFARAVGEYGSLVLLSGNLPFTSEVASVRILSAIENDNPEAAASIATLLLLVSLATIVVLDLLQRRISDRG from the coding sequence ATGACCTCCACCGCACCGGCGCAGCGCCGGCCGGCACGCTTCCGGCCGGCGCTGCCGAGCACCCTCACCCGCACGTCCGGGCTCGGCCTCGGCATCTCGATGCTGTGGTTCAGCCTGCTCGTCCTCATCCCCCTCTGCGCGGTCGTCATCACCGCGTCCGAGGGCGGCTGGGCGAACTTCTGGCGGGCGATCACCAACGCGCAGACCCGCTCGGCCATCGTGCTGACGCTCGAGGCCGCCGTCGCCGTGACCGCCGTGAACGTCGTCGTCGGCACCGTCATCGCCTGGGTGCTCGTCCGCGACCGGTTCCCCGGCAAGGGGGTGCTCGAGGTGGTCATCGACATCCCGTTCGCCCTGCCGACGATCGTGGCCGGGCTCGTGCTCCTGTCGCTCTACGGCAAGGACGACAGCCCGCTCGGCATCAACGTCGCGAACTCCGGAGCGTCGGTGTACCTGGCGTTCCTGTTCGTGACGCTGCCGTTCGTGGTCCGCATGGTCCAGCCCGTGCTGGAGGAGCTCGACCTCGAGGTCGAGGAAGCCGCCGCGTCGCTCGGCGCGAGCCGGTTCACCACGTTCCGCCGCGTCATCCTGCCCAGCCTCGCGCCGGCCATCACCGCAGGCGCGGCGCTGTCGTTCGCGCGGGCCGTGGGCGAGTACGGGTCGCTCGTGCTGCTGTCGGGCAACCTGCCCTTCACCTCCGAGGTGGCGTCCGTGCGCATCCTGAGCGCGATCGAGAACGACAACCCCGAGGCCGCCGCGTCCATCGCGACCCTGCTGCTGCTCGTCTCGCTGGCGACCATCGTCGTGCTCGACCTGCTGCAGAGGAGGATCAGCGACCGTGGCTGA